The following coding sequences are from one Triticum urartu cultivar G1812 unplaced genomic scaffold, Tu2.1 TuUngrouped_contig_5582, whole genome shotgun sequence window:
- the LOC125529411 gene encoding uncharacterized protein LOC125529411, translating into MGAAAADLEARQLRILRRVEDLELAAQQHRIGALSLSDAEAEVEAGDTEERLSALLAARGVHDFAFRRVPADYYDRSLEERRDLLAADSVAQLCKSIVMVNTKAAADVVDCSNPKNSKYYVVIVQYMARLNAENIKNFLYTLNESQIPKKRFNMRLAPEEESLMLTGFVHNGVTCIGMKTAIPVIIDEAITKLDEDFFWLGGGEVDLKLGMRTSEFLNAFNPFVVKCS; encoded by the exons ATGGGCGCCGCCGCGGCCGATCTCGAGGCGCGTCAGCTCCGCATCCTCCGTCGCGTCGAAGACCTTGAGCTCGCTGCCCAGCAGCACCGTATTGGGGCGCTCTCTCTCTCCGACGCCGAAGCGGAGGTCGAGGCGGGGGACACCGAGGAGCGGCTCTCGGCCCTCCTGGCCGCGCGCGGCGTGCACGACTTCGCCTTCCGGCGTGTTCCAGCGGACTACTACGACCGCTCTCTCGAGGAGCGTCGCGACCTCCTCGCAGCCGATTCAGTCGCCCAGCTTTGCAAGAGCATAGTGATG GTGAATACCAAAGCTGCTGCAGATGTAGTTGACTGCAGTAACCCAAAGAATTCTAAATATTATGTTGTTATTGTTCAG TATATGGCACGGCTTAATGCTGAAAACATCAAGAACTTCCTGTATACCCTAAATGAGAGTCAGATACCCAAAAAGAGATTTAACA TGAGGCTCGCACCAGAAGAGGAGTCACTCATGCTTACTGGGTTTGTGCACAATGGTGTGACATGCATTGGAATGAAAACAGCCATACCG GTTATCATAGATGAAGCCATCACCAAGTTGGATGAGGATTTCTTCTGGCTAGGTGGTGGAGAAGTTGACCTCAAGCTCGGGATGCGGACCTCAGAGTTCCTAAATGCTTTCAATCCATTTGTGGTGAAGTGTAGTTAA